AGGCCGACGATCGTGACAATAATATTGTGTTCATGACTTCATGCACTGTATTTCGATCTGCAGGCTATCGCCAGGTATGTGACAACTAATATAAGCTTCTGTTTTTCGATTTGCGGAATTATGATAGATAGGTTACCTCGATGCTCAGGACAGCATTCAAATGATAGTTCAAGATAAAGGTATATTATCGTAACGTCAGGCTGTTAAAAAACATGTGGTTTTAACGACTAAAaagatgtcgtttgaacgagaaAACATGTCGTTTGAACCGACATGTAGGCTCTCTTATTTTTGAAAAGATgtttctttatatttattttatattccaCTTGATCGAGAAATTATCTCTTTGAACGACAAATCACATTCTGTGTTGAACCATATAAACTATGTCATTTGTAAATACAGTAATTGATGCCAAAAACAGTCATGTGGCAATAAAGCTTTATGACTATTTCTGAAGGTGCTCTTGAGGGAATTTTATGACTGAAGTTCAATTTACTGGAATTTAAAATTGtggtatatatttatttatacatgctgAGTTCACATGCTATTTCTACGGTGGCGCATTGCTGCCACATACAGTtatttttccactttgaaaTTATGCGTTCCGTGTAggaatttctgtttttgtttccgTCTGTTGCAAGACCACACGTTGCTAATTTACCCAATATCTTATTTCGTTCAACCCATCGGGTTGCTCAGTTGGCTGAAAAACGCATGCAGcgaattgcagccatggaagccagtgaacaaactgggtcagagatcgcCGATTCTACCTAGAGCTTAGATCGGGCCCAACAAATCAAGCCCGACCCTACCCGAGCCCGAGCACGTTGTGTCCGAGCCCGGCCCGGCCCGACACGTCCACTGTAATTATGAGCCCGAGCCCGATTTAAACCCGACCATTTTTAATATGTGGGCCGTTATAACCAGGGGCGGcgccagaatttttttttttttttaacgcagGTGCTGCTGTGCTAGATCATTTAGGCTACAGGGGGAGCTGCGcagttatataaattatataaatactattaataaatgagcaaaaattggccactcaatattaaatattaaattattttaattatcatggaaattaaagttttaattttattaaattgaacaagctcaacattcagcattcaatcaaatattcttaaagattaattattattaataatgttacttcaacatattgttatttcaacataatatgtgtgtgagcAACAAGCAAGATGTGCATTTGTAAATTCGGTGACAGCGTGTGTTACCAGTTTCAAAAGGTGTGTGACCGCggcgcgccggcgcctccatgtcataattacattgtctgctatattgctttttatgtattaaatccAGGTAATTGGatgatgaaaaatgtattaaaattaagatacaatttatataaacgaaattcactttaaagaaaatctttcttcaaaacaaaacttaacaaaCTTGAAACTAAATGTGCTTATTTAATGGCTAAAACACGTAGACTACAGActctttttgtacaaattgcagcacattcatttaattctgaattttgcacaTGTAAGTTGAAAAGCATTTGTTTGTGCATAGTAAACATATCCGTAAATTTATCAAGTTCATAATTGTGCGTGCTGTATTAATTATTTTCTTAATGAATAATACGACAAGGAAGAAGCAGTAAACTCGTTGTGTTTATTAAAACTAGTTTAAAATGTTCCATACCTGATTTTCCTAGACTTGCAAGTTAATTATcctgttatttttttctttgcttcttCAAGCTCCATGTTGTACTTAGCCTCGTTACACTGTTCGTATGGCTCCGACAAGGTAATGTTCCGTCCTCTGAgcggtgtcaactcacaccagaagcatttcagaagcgaagttttcgtgtttttaatggctaaatggtTATAATTTGTCcggtttgattgtgtttattgctatgccatactttattttgctgtagccatacagatgaagttaacacacttaaaattccagttatggacaacaaaaacaaagaatttcaagtttttcaacttcgaatctcttgtcTTCAGTTTCTGTATTAGTGATTGAAAATCAGCAGGAGTTTACaggattattttgactttattttgtatttagctgcgaggcgcctatctttagcgaagcggcgCGTGAGCCCCTTTGGGACGCTTTCAAACGCACCGcggcgcggctggtgtaaacaccATTGACTGACCGAATCAGCTcggtagccgcgtcgcagccgtaacgtgccgcacacgcgtgcagtgtaaacgaggctttaagCTACTGAATAGTACAGCACGCACAGCAGGTGTGATGCGTCACGCGTGCGAGACTGCGAGTGGACGAGACGCTGCGCATGACACGTGACGTGCTTTATCAAGGGCCCGGCCCGACCCGGCCGAGGACGGTGGGGGCTCAGGCAGAGAATCTAAGCTCTAATTCTacccgacctaaaaagcctcagcatctacctaaaaatctctatgaacgggagcatattaaaatgcaatatcaactcatcataaatcaataaatcaactaattgtcttacagtgtgtaagtcacCTCGCCTTCGATTGCTGCCTGTCTTCAAACTGGCAACCTGCGAGAGTGTCGATCCTGAGGAGAGGAGGGAGGGGAGGAGAGGAGGGGAGGGAGGAGAGGAGGGGGGGGcaggcaaacaatattttgaatttggactgcagtacccatttcaaccactagctgtcattcttacattgagcccctttaattgctctagtaaaaatatataggaTTCTTGCATCACATGTAGCGCTTGTGTGaaaggaataaatagcctattccTATAGCTAGgcatacacaaaatatattaaacctaataatgaacatattaagaaaatgaaagaaaaaaaactgcgACAAGTAGGCTAGACCATCGATGAGTTTcgattcatttttgagaagcAAGTCCACGGAAATGAAAttgcttgtctttatttttcaagcaatgttattgtgagtgtacaaaaataatagttatacctgcagattcgaatggtgttactcttatgaccataaatgtctgagtattttaattgtttccgcttttataagaaacTTCAAATGAACACACCGGCGCCTCACGCGCACACGCAAGGCTCAGTTTTAGTAGCTACTTGACATTGCAGCCTgtttattgtcaaaataaaatacagtcagCCAAATAAAGAAAAAGTTACTCTGTTAATTTATAGTCTGTGTATAATCAGAACGTTTAGCtaaataataaataggctataggCTATTTAACatccaaaaactgcacatttgGATTTATTCAGtttagctttaaattaattcgttttggcttgacgttgatatattatatttttcattcttgttctgtttttctgAATACCAAATTGAAAAGATTTGTAGCGCAAGGGGAACTAAAATAGCCTATGTAGTGATGCCCCCTATGGGATTAAAATGCCAACCTGGAACCGGGCCTGCCAGTAAAAAcgaaatttttacaaaaaatatgcaaaacatgcaatttaggctatttccacaacaaatcctttaaattgttctatgcaaataaaattaattatattggcATTCATTAACCTATATTTTAAGCGAAACAACAACAGCCTAAAATTgctaaattttgttataatattcaTTCAAGTTAATTTTACTGTATAAATGCAGAGTTTAAAAAATAGTGTTTAAAAGATTACATATATTGGAAAAAATGGTAAGTAAATGTTAGCCACATAAAATATAGGTTAGCTAATGAATGcaaatataatttgtttattttgacaatAGGCTGCGATGCCAAGTGCTACTAACTGATGGTGTGCGCGCGCCTTAATTTTCACCGGCGGGCCACTTGGTGCTCATTATatttattgccttttttttCATATGCGAGTATCATTCGAAAGCTTACAAACTTAAGATTCAGCCTgtgaaaactttaatttctttaagcAAGTTCCTCTAGTGGATGGTGTCAGgttatatattacaatatttattttagctACTTTATAGTCAAAACCTTTTCTAATCTTGACAAAATATACATCACTGGAAAGGTCTGAGTCTCACGGGTCCATGTGTCATTTTCATATTTCAATTTTAGAGTAcaatatatttgataaaatataaattttataataAGATATTATAATAAGAACACTAATAGCCAAAtaatttcactcaaataataacttaaattgaattgaactgaatagTGTGTATCAGATGCACGTAAAAGGTGATTTCTGCATGTTAAAAGCATGCCAAATGAAAGCATGAAATTGTGCTATAGATATGCAGTACCAGGAGATTGGGTTGCATGCAAGTACCACAGGACTACACAACAATAGCTGCTTTTCCACCATCGGGCCAAACCGTTCTCATTGCTTCATTGTTCCTGTTACGTGCTTAAAGATGATAAGTGGaatgaatgaaacatttaggtCAGATACAGCTGTTGCAGTGTGAGGAAGAGCAGACCAGACAACAATGGTTGCAGAAATAACCCGATGTTTATTGACATGGGAGAAATTAGACAATACAAGAAAAACATAAAGTCAATAAAAGTAAGAAAAAACAAGGGTGTCGCCAaacaaaagaaatacaaaacaaaacccATTAACTAGCGCCCACGCCCCTAAACTAActaccaaaaataaaatgtagaaaCAATACCAAAAACGTCGGCGTATGTGACGCCTTAACTAAACTTTACTACATAAATAACCAAAAGTACAACACAAGCGAACACCCACACACTAACTAACATAAATTACTAGCTACCAGTTCGAGCCGTCACACGCTATAGGGAAATAACAATTGTCAGTGAGGTTGAGATTAACATTGAGTAGGGCTGTATATAACAAAGGGATCATTATTTGCCAATCAAGACCGAATCAAGTGGTTAACAGATAACGAATTCACACCAGCATATGAATGCGCACATACAATGAACATGTGAAACTTGTATCACGCTCTAACTCCATCAGGTTAACTATTACACGAGTGCATCAAACAACTCACAGAAATGCCGTTTCAATAAACCACAGACTATATGAACAGTTCAAAGACACGTTAGCTGGCTGGCTGGCTTGACAAAGGTGAGTGAGGTCCGAAGCCCAAATGCTCACTGCAGGTGGAACGCCACCAAAGCCCTTGAAATGATGAGCAACCCGCAGATTGGCAGAACGCTGGTCATGACGTCAGAACGTCATGACATCACCAGGATGATTGCTGGTTTTCCCGTCCAATAAGATCTACCTAAATAActcaatagatagatagataacaaAAGAGAGggaggaagaaaaacaaaacaaaatacaaaacatacGTGGAACGTAACAGTACATTCCATGCCAGTATGGATATGGTTTTATTTTCCACTGTGGGACTGATAACAGTGATCTTTGGAATGTTATTTAGTGATGTTACGTACGTGAACGAATTGTTCATTTTGGTGAACGAACTGAAAATGAACTAATCTAATATAACCAAAACCATTACTTGGCCTTTTTAGAACTGTTCAGCctgacagtggaaaagcaaCTAATCTTGTACCCAGACAGAGGCATGCCAGAACATCTtagttacgtatgtaaccctcattccctgaaggaggaAACGGGGATGTCACATCAGTGACTGACAAATTGGAATCTAACCTGGGATCCCAATCACCTTTGAGTGTAATCtaaggctgcgttccactccagttttagacacgcactcgcgaacttccctacacacttcccctcggggaatccctgccgccattttgaagtgcgttccacttcgtgaagtggacgagggaagtttacatggacagaccctcgctccctcgattttaaccgagggagcgagtctacttcacatgtacacttcaggcagctccataacccacaatgcaacacgattatgacgtcaccgcatatcgcgtttaatttaccctaccacaaacaattctatgatatattaataatttttttaaacatttaaaacacacatatatacatatagaatgctgtattaaacaaatttgtaagaggaaaaaataaataataaatcagctccattgcggattccaagtgatcaagggcttatgacgttccagttcagcccattacATTCTGCCAGAAGTGGGCACttgtgcaacgtaagcaatgacgtacatccgagtcaacgagactgagggaagttagcgagggaagggcatttaaaaaccgaactggaacgcagcctaaATAAGCCAGCTCATTTCATTTACACTCAAAGGTCATTAGGCTCTCAGGCAAGATCCCAATTGGTCAGTCACTGATGTGACTTTGaatgtgactgactgaaagggaactgtaCAGTTTGCATGATTGCCTATCCAGACACACCTGATTCAATTCATCAGCATATTAGTAGAGACCTGAAGACTCGAAATGGACGGGTcagttaaaaaaagtaatccaacATGTACAGTTGTTGTGTCTCCAGAATCTGGGGTGGGAAACACTGCAAGAAAGTATAAAGCTGATGCTAATTCTGATCTGTGATTATTTTTTAGATCAATATCATTCAAAGATGTCCTACCCAACAAGTCTAGAGATAATTGGTGGAAGGGGAGgaaattcattttcatttactgGTGAGAACAACGGTGCCAGTTTAGAGAAGATCTGGGTTTGGGTTGGAGGATGGCAGGTGAAGGCTGTCAAGGTTTGGCTTTCAGATGGGAGAATTCAAACTTTTGGAGAACCAGCTGGAGATCATCAAGAGTTCAAGTTCCAGCATAATGAGTTTTTCACCTCACTGTCCTTGTGGGGGAACGGAGCAGGATCACGTCTTGGAGCTATCAAATTCAAAACCAGTCTTGGGAGAGAATTCTCTGCTCAGATGACAAGCTGGCCTTTAAAAAGAGAATATCCCATGGATGTCGGCTCTGGATTTTGTTTGGGAGTTGTAGGAAGCGCTGGTGCCGACATCGACTGCATGGGATTCATGTTTCTCAATGCAGTTCAATCAACAGTTCTTACCAATGTCAACTATCCCACTATCAACCAACTGATACCAAAGGTGGCAGTAGAAGAAATCAAATCCCTCTCTTACAAGAACAGCTCCTCCGTCACTCAAGAACAAAAAGTTGAAACCACAAAGACAATAACCAACAAATCTTCATGGTCTGTGAGTGCAAGTTTGACAGCAACATTTAGTATGGAAGTGAAGGCTGGGATTCCAGAGGTTGCAGAAGTTACAGCAGGATACAGTGTCAGCGTTGGACTTGAAAGCACTTACAGTCGGGAGTATTCAGACCAGAGAAGTGAAACTCTGTCTACTGATATCGATGTGCCACCAGGGAAGAAGGTGGATGTTAAAATCACCATTGGAAGAGCCACTTTTGACATGCCTTACACTGGCACAGTGCAGATCACCTGCAAGAATGGCAGTGTGTTACAGTACGAAACCAAGGGCACATACAAAGGCGTCAATTACACTGATATCAAAGTGGTGACTAAGGAATCTCCTCTGTAATGTTAAGACAGATTGCACATGTAACACAAGTTCTTTGATTACTTCTAATTTTGTCAATCATGTATCAATTGTTTGGGTTGAGTGTTCAGGGGaaatatatgtttgtgtgtgtatatacacaaCATTTGCTGTTTGCAAATAGTCTTATATAATACCAATACACAAATATTCATATAGATTCATACTTTATataatcactttaaaataacctCTAGAAAcaaattttgtaatgttttctaaatgacaatttattaaataaacccTGTGTTACAAGCAATGTTATTAATTTCTTGTTGCGCAAAACTTATCTCTATTGAGTGGACTTGTCGTCCACATGAGCAAAAATATTCCTGGTAACAGACCTGTACATACACTCAAAAAGTGGTTACATCATGTAGTTGTAACTTTAATGTGCTATTtctatttgatttaaaaatttaGTGATATAAAGCCACATTTCTAAAAAGAAGCAATTCAGGTTATCCAATTGTTCAGATTTCTGTTAACTACAATTTTAAGTCAAGTTTTTAGCAATTGGGAGAGATATAAACAATAGAAATAGCGAGATATTAACTCAAAATcatgaggaaaaagtcagaattgtgagatataaactggcaattgcaaaaaaaaaaaaagaaaaaacagaattgcaagatgtaaactcgcaattgtgaggaaaaagtgTTACTGTCATGGCTAAGAGAGTTCTGCCGGCACCCCTGGGCCCTGATGGGGTCCCATATGCACGTCAACCAGAAGAAGCAGCAGTAGAAGCAAGAAGAGAGTGagatcactgtgaagctgcccTTTAACTCTGTGTGGAGGTCCCACCAATGGGCACTTGAGCTTTCGGAGAGAAAGTTTACAATCCTTTGTCCTTCTAGCAGGGCATTTGCATATGTAATTTCATTGGGTGTTCAAAAGAAGAACCTGTAAGATTGTTATAATACTAATGTATCACAGAgttagcaaaatgtaatgtaaattaaCAAATAGGAAATGAATGTTGGAGTccatagataccaaacatgctacccaTGTGATCTTAGTTAATCATCATATGCAATTCTGAAATATTACTTTACTTTTACTTTACTGGACAAAGAACTGATTAAAACGTCAATaccacaaaaacaaacagcaacTTGGGAATCACCAAAACGCAcatttacatattacatttagtCTAAGTGGCGAACGATAATGGATAACAATAGGCTGTATAATGTAGGCTACTGACGATAACAAGGTTGAGCCTCGCGCAGCATCTCGAGAAGAAATGGAAACATGAGCGAAGCACACAAAAAGAAACTTAGTTAAACATACTGcggtaaaaattcaaaatgtggagtCTTTATAACTTGATACTGGTAAGTAAAACCATACAACCAAGAATGCTGTTTTCCTAAATAGGCTACCATCATGATTAAAAACGTGACACTGAATTCATACAACCATTCAATTAACAAGTAGTTAATATTAATCCACTTACATTTTAGAACATTGCctatttttgttacattttatcagcgaaaatagtttcaaacaaagatcacagcagAACCAAAGCGCAACACTCAGCCTTGTtttactgaatgattcagtgttttgaacgaattggttgagtcaaagattaaatgaatcattcataaacaactgcctcattcttgaatgaatcagacattggaatgaatgaatcaatgaccCACTCAATAAGACAGTTACTTGACGCCACCTACTGgtagtttagtttcatttttaaaagtatcatTGCATTGAACATGTTTGCTCAAATTACTTTTAGAGCCATCAGacgtcttaaaggattagtccacttttaaataaacttttcctgataatttactcacccccatgtcatccaagatgttcatgtctttctttcttcagtcgaaaagaaattaacattccaggattattctccttatggtggacttcaatgggcaccaaacagttgaaggtcaaaattagtttcattgcagcttcaaattgttctacacgatcccagatgagaaataagggtcttatctagagaaaccatcactcattctctaaaaaaaataaataaataaataaattttatatattttaaccataaatgctcatcttgaactagctctcttcttcttctctattagaattccagcagtgtagacactgctaagtgcaatactgccctccacaggtcaaagtttgaactaaattgtcatatacaatatactagtgcaagtatataacaattagctcaaactttgacctgaggaggacAGTAATTCGCAGCTGACAGCTGATGAAAAAGAAGATGTTTTACTCATTGTTTGTAGAAGGACTCAAAAACAAATGTTCAAAACATCGGGTGGTGGCCTTACAAtccaaacataaaaaaaagatgtCGATTTCAAGTGTATGTATTTGTATGAGGGTAATGTACATGTCCTGATTCGAGTTAAACTGTTTAATAGAGacagtgtttgtgtttgtgaaaaTGGCATTTGATTCGTGGACGTTCCACATCAGGTCTggtattaatgtaataaaatccaAATGGTTAGAGGCTCCAACACACTTAATACCCAGattaatataatgtttattgtgtttatagGTTTATAATTGTGTTTATAGCATTTAGAGTTATGTAtataaattagggctgtcaagcgattaaattttttaaaatctaattaattacacaatgtGGCGATTAAATAATCACAATTTAATCGCACGttaaatttggctgagaaacccaaaagaaaaagacattATCATCAAAGATAATGCATAGGATAATGCATCAAACCATGTCTAGCGATAACAAAATTGCAACTTTTCACCCTCTTTTACCCATAATTTCCACCCGACTGAAATGTGCACAAAGCTTTTGTCCAAACTTGATCAGGCCTGCAGCAACATCCTTATGTAGCTCAGCTGTGTTCCTAGGATTCTCTATTTATTTGCATCTTTGCAACCTCTCCTTCACGTTTTCGGTTGAACAGTATTATTTTAGCTAGAGTTGCTCTGCAAAGTTTCCCACAGACTTGAGCTGATGGCATCTTTTTCAAGTTCTCAAATGCTAAACCAGCAATCTTTTCAAGATGCTGGTGAAGATGTTGTACGTCCTCTGTGAAAGGAAGGGTGGATGGTTTGttaaaaggattagtccactttcaaataaaattttcctgatagtttactcacccccatgtcatccaagatgttcatgtctttctttcttcagttgaaaagaaatgaaggtttttgatgaaaacattccaggattattctcctcaggggcgccgttggcacgggggacaggggggtcaggacctccgcagt
Above is a genomic segment from Megalobrama amblycephala isolate DHTTF-2021 linkage group LG14, ASM1881202v1, whole genome shotgun sequence containing:
- the LOC125245339 gene encoding aerolysin-like protein, giving the protein MSYPTSLEIIGGRGGNSFSFTGENNGASLEKIWVWVGGWQVKAVKVWLSDGRIQTFGEPAGDHQEFKFQHNEFFTSLSLWGNGAGSRLGAIKFKTSLGREFSAQMTSWPLKREYPMDVGSGFCLGVVGSAGADIDCMGFMFLNAVQSTVLTNVNYPTINQLIPKVAVEEIKSLSYKNSSSVTQEQKVETTKTITNKSSWSVSASLTATFSMEVKAGIPEVAEVTAGYSVSVGLESTYSREYSDQRSETLSTDIDVPPGKKVDVKITIGRATFDMPYTGTVQITCKNGSVLQYETKGTYKGVNYTDIKVVTKESPL